A single genomic interval of Dromiciops gliroides isolate mDroGli1 chromosome 1, mDroGli1.pri, whole genome shotgun sequence harbors:
- the LOC122734637 gene encoding LOW QUALITY PROTEIN: CKLF-like MARVEL transmembrane domain-containing protein 7 (The sequence of the model RefSeq protein was modified relative to this genomic sequence to represent the inferred CDS: inserted 2 bases in 1 codon): protein MDPRTPRPGAMSHRPGVIRTTRSSNGIFGVGAPPPGPAPVPGPSEVMLARGYPATYPALLKVAQMISLLIAFICVKNSLWTDYSAYGYFEVVIMCDLLIFYLVHLFCIYRVFTCISWPLAELLHYLIGTILLLIASIVAASKSYRMEGLIARAVFGFXFLCTVSIWLSYKISCINQATAATV from the exons ATGGACCCACGAACCCCCAGACCCGGCGCCATGTCTCACCGCCCAGGGGTCATTCGCACCACGCGCAGCAGCAATGGCATCTTCGGAGTGGGCGCACCCCCACCGGGCCCCGCGCCAGTCCCGGGCCCCTCAGAGGTGATGCTAGCCCGCGGTTACCCCGCCACCTACCCCGCCTTGCTCAAGGTGGCGCAGATGATCTCCCTCCTCATTGCCTTCATCTGTGTGAAGAACTCCTTGTGGACTGACTATAGCGCGTACGGCTACTTTGAAGTGGTCATCATGTGCGACCTGCTCATCTTCTACCTGGTCCATCTTTTCTGCATCTACAGGGTGTTCACCTGTATCAGTTGGCCACTGGCGGAACTTCTCCATTACTTAATTGGTACCATCCTCCTGCTGATTGCATCCATTGTGGCAGCGTCCAAGAGTTACCGCATGGAGGGCCTCATTGCCAGAGCGGTCTTCGGCTT TTTCTTGTGCACAGTGAGCATCTGGTTATCCTACAAGATCTCATGTATAAACCAGGCCACAGCTGCAACTGTGTGA